The following proteins are co-located in the Microcystis wesenbergii NRERC-220 genome:
- a CDS encoding peptidase domain-containing ABC transporter, with the protein MLDTHSLVNPWPEFLSETQWRSLQKTAITLSPEAGTLPLQPGLYLVVGGKVRIANSQQKEMIALKTGEFFGEFSLFPRSGFLLFGVAQRPPYSVRVSAKAELLLIPESALKPILKKHPALKKTLLQRAREIDQLLGTKTEETDKKSDRAYFPSPAQRLGHWIGQSLRRYPFFEQQSASDCGAAGLVMIARYWGKRISVNRLREMANVNRDGATLSGLITAAENIGLSTRPVKATLEGLGKQPLPAVSRSERVATAHWEGKHFVVIWKITAKQVIIGDPAIGQLTLSRAEFASKWTGFTLLLQPNQKFRDTKEDKTSLWQFYRLLEPHWFVLLEIFVASLFIQIFGLITPIFTQLILDRVIVQGSLTTLWAMGIGALIFGVFRVAITGLRAYLLDHTANRIDTALITGFIRHTLSLPLGYFESRYVGDIISRVGENRKIQRFLSGEALSILLDLLTVFVYVAVMFRYSWQLALISLAIVPPFLLLALISTPFLQRISRDIFQAIAKESSYLIEILTGIRTVKSTATERSTRWHWEDLFSVEVKKNFSGQIIGNNLQIFSNLIESLATTGLLCFGAYLVIQNQLSIGQLIAFNMLFAQIIAPFQRLTVLWTQFQEVNIAVERINDVLDAKPEENLEELSRQFLPELQGHIRFENVTFRYHTDSDQNVLENLSFEILPGQTVAIVGRSGSGKTTISKLLIGLYPPTDGKISIDGYDLSTIALSSLRQQVGVVDQDTFLFGSTIRENISLGHPDHPLENVIEAAKLAGIHEFIQSLPMGYETQIGEGGGLLSGGQRQRIAIARSLMGEPRLLILDEATSHLDTESERIIQTNLQKIRQNRTMVIIAHRLSTVRNADCILVLDRGVLLDSGTHEELMARPGIYRNLNSNQLSE; encoded by the coding sequence ATGCTCGATACTCACAGCCTCGTCAATCCCTGGCCGGAATTCCTGTCCGAAACCCAGTGGCGGAGTCTCCAGAAAACGGCGATCACCCTCTCTCCCGAAGCAGGTACACTGCCCCTACAGCCCGGATTATACCTAGTCGTTGGCGGCAAAGTTCGGATAGCGAACTCGCAGCAAAAAGAGATGATTGCGCTCAAAACCGGCGAATTTTTCGGGGAATTCTCCCTCTTTCCCCGATCGGGTTTTCTGCTCTTCGGCGTAGCTCAGAGACCACCCTACTCGGTTCGAGTCTCCGCAAAGGCGGAACTACTTCTTATCCCCGAGTCCGCCCTGAAGCCGATCCTGAAAAAACACCCCGCCCTGAAAAAAACATTACTACAACGGGCGCGGGAAATTGATCAACTTCTTGGGACGAAGACAGAAGAAACGGACAAAAAAAGCGATCGAGCCTATTTTCCCTCTCCAGCGCAGCGGTTAGGTCACTGGATCGGGCAATCCCTCCGCCGTTATCCCTTCTTCGAGCAACAGTCCGCCTCCGATTGCGGGGCGGCCGGTTTAGTCATGATCGCCCGTTATTGGGGCAAAAGAATCAGCGTCAACCGTTTGCGGGAAATGGCCAACGTCAACCGCGACGGGGCAACCCTGTCGGGACTGATCACCGCGGCGGAAAATATCGGCCTCTCCACCCGTCCGGTAAAAGCGACTCTAGAGGGATTAGGGAAACAGCCCCTACCGGCGGTCTCGCGTAGCGAGCGCGTTGCGACCGCTCACTGGGAAGGCAAACACTTCGTTGTGATCTGGAAAATTACCGCCAAACAGGTGATTATTGGCGATCCAGCGATCGGGCAATTAACCCTAAGTCGTGCCGAATTCGCCAGTAAATGGACGGGATTCACCCTGCTGCTCCAACCGAACCAGAAATTCCGGGACACGAAAGAGGATAAAACCTCTCTCTGGCAGTTTTATCGCTTACTGGAACCCCATTGGTTCGTACTGCTGGAAATTTTCGTCGCCTCGCTTTTTATCCAGATATTCGGCTTAATTACGCCGATTTTCACCCAGTTAATCCTCGATCGGGTAATCGTGCAGGGGTCCTTAACTACCCTTTGGGCGATGGGGATCGGTGCGCTAATTTTCGGGGTTTTTCGGGTGGCAATTACTGGTTTACGCGCCTATCTCCTCGATCACACCGCTAATCGCATCGATACGGCATTAATCACCGGTTTTATCCGCCATACCCTCAGCCTTCCCCTCGGTTATTTCGAGTCCCGCTATGTGGGCGATATTATTTCCCGCGTCGGGGAAAATCGCAAGATTCAGCGTTTTCTCTCTGGGGAAGCTCTCTCGATTTTACTTGACTTATTAACGGTTTTCGTGTATGTGGCGGTGATGTTCCGCTATAGCTGGCAATTAGCCCTCATCAGTTTAGCGATCGTGCCACCGTTCCTTCTGCTGGCGTTAATTTCTACCCCTTTTCTGCAGCGAATATCCCGGGATATTTTTCAGGCGATCGCTAAGGAAAGCAGTTACCTGATCGAGATTTTAACCGGTATTCGTACCGTCAAATCTACTGCCACAGAGCGATCGACCCGTTGGCACTGGGAAGACCTTTTCTCGGTGGAGGTCAAGAAAAATTTCTCTGGGCAGATCATTGGCAATAATCTCCAGATATTCAGTAATCTGATCGAATCTTTAGCGACGACGGGGTTACTCTGTTTCGGTGCCTATCTAGTGATTCAAAATCAATTATCGATCGGACAATTGATCGCCTTTAATATGCTTTTTGCCCAGATCATCGCGCCTTTTCAACGCTTAACCGTTCTCTGGACGCAATTTCAAGAAGTCAATATCGCCGTCGAGCGCATTAACGATGTACTAGACGCAAAGCCGGAGGAGAATTTAGAGGAACTTTCCCGTCAATTTCTCCCGGAATTACAGGGACATATTCGCTTTGAGAATGTCACCTTTCGCTACCACACCGACAGCGATCAGAATGTTTTAGAAAACCTCAGTTTTGAAATTTTACCCGGTCAAACCGTTGCCATCGTCGGTCGGAGCGGTTCGGGAAAAACCACGATCTCGAAATTACTGATCGGCCTCTATCCCCCCACCGATGGGAAGATATCGATCGACGGTTACGATCTGAGTACGATCGCCCTCAGTTCCCTCCGGCAACAGGTGGGAGTCGTCGATCAGGATACTTTTCTCTTCGGTTCCACGATTCGGGAAAATATCAGTTTAGGTCATCCCGATCACCCCCTAGAAAATGTGATCGAAGCGGCGAAATTAGCGGGAATTCATGAGTTTATTCAATCACTGCCCATGGGGTACGAAACTCAAATCGGCGAGGGTGGAGGGCTACTTTCCGGGGGACAGAGACAACGAATCGCCATCGCTCGATCGTTGATGGGAGAGCCGCGGTTATTAATCCTCGATGAAGCCACTTCCCACCTCGATACCGAATCGGAACGGATTATTCAAACAAATCTCCAGAAAATTCGGCAGAATCGCACGATGGTGATTATCGCCCATCGCCTCTCTACGGTGCGGAACGCAGATTGTATTCTCGTTCTCGATCGAGGGGTATTACTCGATAGTGGAACCCACGAAGAATTAATGGCCCGTCCCGGTATTTACCGTAATTTGAACTCTAATCAATTGAGTGAATAA
- a CDS encoding helix-turn-helix domain-containing protein, whose translation MSSSTGKYLSSSQRQQLLEISTEPNISDVDRKRIQIILFADEGKSQNEIRKLLDCTAATASKWILIAESGKIDRWQKYRRGRPSKVDQPYLDRLKELISKSPRDFGYSFKRWSGVWLARHLEKEFGVALTPTHINRLRKQLQPLRIVDLSPSAKA comes from the coding sequence ATGTCATCAAGCACCGGTAAATATCTATCCTCATCCCAACGTCAGCAACTTCTCGAAATCTCAACAGAACCGAATATCTCTGATGTTGATCGCAAACGGATTCAAATCATTCTTTTCGCTGACGAGGGCAAATCCCAGAACGAGATCCGTAAGCTTCTCGATTGTACTGCCGCCACCGCTAGTAAATGGATACTGATCGCCGAGAGTGGCAAGATCGATCGCTGGCAAAAATACCGCCGCGGTCGCCCTTCAAAAGTTGATCAACCTTACCTCGATCGCCTGAAGGAACTGATTAGTAAATCCCCCCGGGATTTCGGCTATTCCTTTAAGCGATGGTCGGGAGTTTGGTTAGCGCGGCATCTAGAGAAAGAATTCGGGGTTGCACTCACCCCCACCCACATCAATCGCCTCCGCAAACAGCTACAGCCGCTCCGCATCGTCGATCTTTCTCCTTCAGCCAAAGCTTAA